Genomic window (Equus przewalskii isolate Varuska chromosome 12, EquPr2, whole genome shotgun sequence):
CACAGAGGAGACAGCTCCTGTGAAGCCCCAGCATGGCCATCTGCAGACTGTCAGCCTGGAAGCCGCCACATTCTGGAGTCCTCCCAGGAGCCCATCACTCTAGCTCCCTAGCTAGCTCCCTAGGTCTACCCTGGCCCCCGTGCTTCGCGGTGAGTCTGCTGGGGAAACACAGAGGCCACGGTCAGCTCTGCTCAGGCTGATGAGAACAAGACAACTAAAGCAGTGGccctcacctccctccttcccccggGGTAAGCCCAGAAGCCTCGGGTCCTGAAGCCTATCCTAGGAGGGGACCTCTCCCAGAATTCCCCCCCACACTGAGGCACCACGCACCAGGGATTGAGGCTGAGAATGTGCAAGCTTGgccgtttttttttaaagcctctttTCCTGGCATTAGCTCCTGGTGCTTATAGGGGGGAGGCAGTCCCAGCAGACTGGCAGCTGCCCCTACCCCATCCTGGCAGGAAACTCCAAGCGGGTCCTCTGAGCCCTGGGTGCAGTGGTGGCAGTCACAGGGACcaagaagggggttggggggctcTGCAACCCGCCTGGCCCcgtgggtggggccagggccaggcagagAAGCCCTTGTCCTAGCCCCCCAGGGACCTCTTACTTAACTGGCAGGAAGACTCATCTCCGACCATGAGCTCAGCTTTCTCCCAAagccctgagccctgggctgAGGTGTGGCTATTTCCAGTTTTGAGCTACAGAGCAGAGCGGGGGATTCTCTGGCTGGGTCAGTGAGGCTGCAGTGTGAGGAGCAGCTGGAGCTCAGCAGGACCATGGACAAGGTCGGGAGCAGCAGGGTTGCCTCTGTGGGGAGGCAGCTCCGATCCAGGACCCAGGGGTAGGGCTGATCCACAGGCAGGGCAGTGCCTTCTGGCCAGGGATGGGGGTGTGGGATGAGGGGCAGCCAGACCTCAGACACTGTCCCCAAGCTGCTGAGGGCCAGCCTCAgcctggcccctccctctcctgggctcTCTCCCATGGGCTGTCTTGTTTTCACCAGCTGGACCCtgagggctggagggtggggatgggacTCTGGGCGTGTGCAAATGTGAGCTCCAGTGGGGGACGGGAAGGGAGCCCCGCTGATGCCCGGGGCATCCACGTGCATCCCCCCAACTCAGGCGCTCCACGTGCACACTCCTGACTGGGAGCATTTTCAACCTAAATCGGCACTGCTCTTGAGTTATTTCTCCCCTGGTGCCGCCTCCGCCGCCTCCTCCGGATCTTAGTCGAGCGGGCggcttctcccctctcccctctccgcCTCCAGGGCCCCTCCCTGCCGAGCTGGTTTGCCGGCcgtcccccaccccgcccccactaGCCGCTGTCCGCGGTGGAGACGGCCGGCCGGCCCGCCCGCCGGAGCACGCGCACAGAGGCGGGAGGGGCGCTGTCCATGGTGCTGCGCGCCGGGCGCCGCGCCGGCCGCGCCTGGTCTGCGGGAAGCGGCCCGCCCCGAGCCGTGAAATCATGGCGCCCCGCTCCAGGGACACAGAGGTATTCAGGCTGGGGCTGCCTCTCTGTGCCCAGAACAGCCCACAGGAGGGAGATGCCGGGACAGCATCTCCCATGGCCCCAGGAGTGGGGGCCTGTGGTGGGCTTCATCCTGTCCCTCCGTGAGGCACTGCTGTCCCACGATGGTCCCCTTCTTGTGTACTGGTATGAAGCAATCTGGGGCAGCCCTCATGTCAGGTCGCCCCCGCCACTGTGGGGCAAACTGTAACTCTTCAGAGCCTCAGGTTCCAATCTGAAAACGGGGGTAACAGTAGTGGCCACCCCcctactcccctcctccccccgccaGGCTGCCTTGAGATGAAAATACATGATTATCTCAGTGGGCATTCTTCTGCAAATGTGGTTATGGATGTCGTGTATCAGCCAGTGTGCTGCTGCTACTACTTGGTCCTGAGCTGTAATGAAGGGGCAGCCAAGATGTGGGAGCCTCTTCTGGGGAGTGAGTGCCcgcggtgggggtggggcacgGCCAGACTGGGAACTCATGGCTGCCAGGGCAGCAAGGCTTTTGGACCCAAAGCTGGGTTGGCAGCTATGAGGACCGCATGTTCCAGTGAGACCTCTGGTCCCAGCCCAGgtctgctctccctccccagacGTGGAATGTGGGCAAGGGTTGTCCTGTCCAGGGCTTGGGAGCTCGTGGAGGATGTGGTGCTGGGAAGAGCAGCCAGGACCTTccgcttccctccctcccagtggCTCCTGTCCCCTTCCCTTCAGGCCGGCCACGGGGGTCAGAAGCAACCTCGAGTCACCTTCCAGGTGCTCACATGCTTAGCCCTTTTCACACGTTGTCCTGTGGGGGTATCATGACCTCCCAGGCTTCCAAGTGAGGCTGGAGAAGGGAAGTAGCTCACGGAGGCCACAGAGCAGGAGGGGGGACTGGGGGGCTGTTTCAAGTCCAGGGTGTGTGACCCCGGAGCCTGTGCAGGTGAGCACTGGGTCCCCTCCTCACTGggtgcctggggtggggtgggcaggagaTCTGGAATGTGGAGCAGATGGTGGCACTGTGAGGGTCTTGCTGCCCCTTCTCTCTAGAGTCTTCTGTACCTAGTGCCCTCTGCCACCCATTCACAGCCTCAGAGGCCtgaggaggggagctgggggtggTCTTGGCCCCACCTTCTGAGGAGTTTCCTACATGTAGCCCTCCACAGTCAGCTCTGGTCCAagccccagctccaccacttactgactgtgaccttgggcaagcagTTCACGCTGCTttggcctcagtgtcctcatctgtacagCTGGCACGGTCATCACAGCACTGTCCTCCGTGGATTGGGTGGAGGATTAAGGAGAAAGTATGTGTCAGGGACTCCCTGTGCTGGCATCATGGTAAATGCTGAGAAGACACTTGCCCTCTCCTTGGGTAGATTCTGAGCCACAGAACCTCCTGTAGCCACTGAGATTCTCAGGGGCTGGTGTGTAAGTCTCAGACAGGGTACTGGAACCACTCCAGAGAGCCATGCTGGCAGCCCATAGTGGAGGGGCCAGAGACCACCCCAAACCCTCTCCctcagctccccagcccctgcccagcagAGGCAGGCCTGGCAGGCACCAATGGTGGGCATCAGGGTAGCAAAGGTGAAGGGAGCAGTCACTGGcaagtgtctgtctgtctccacctctgttctctcatctgtaaaatgggaaccgTAGTGCCTAGGCATCAAAAAGCCCTGTGAGCCTGTGCAGGTTGAGCTCAGTGCATTCAGGGAATGCCGTGGTCATGACCAGCCTTGCCATCCCATTGTTGCTCAGTTGGGGGTGGAGAGACTTGCACTAAGATCCTCTGTCCTGTGGGTGGTTGTGGGAGTGCCGTGGAAGGGGACACCCAGGGATGGGAAGGAGCCCAGCTCTGAGCCAGCAGCAGACTCACTCCCCCCTCCCGGACCCTGTCTGCAGAGCTAGCGAGGAAGATGTCGAGCCCGGGCATCAACGGCGACTCCAAGCCTCCATGCTTGCCTCGAAACGGCCTGGTAAAGCTGCCGGGCCAGCCCAACGGCCTGGGTGCAGCCAGTATCACCAAGGGCACTCCGGCTGCCAAGAACCGCCCCTGCCAgccaccacccccacccaccctcccgCCACCCAGCCTGGCTTCCCCGATGCCGAGGGCTGCCCTTGCGGGGGGCCTGTGCCCCGCCGCGGGGCTTCCCATTGGTGGACCAGCCTCAGCGCCGGTGCCTGGGCCCCCAGCAGAGCGGCCACCGCTAGCCACAGACGAAAAGATCCTCAACGGCCTGTTCTGGTACTTCTCGGCCTGCGAGAAGTGCGTGCTGGCCCAGGTGTGCAAGGCCTGGCGGCGCGTGCTCTACCAGCCCAAGTTCTGGGCAGGCCTGACACCCGTGTTGCATGCCAAGGAGCTCTACAACGTGCTGCCTGGTGGTGAGAAGGAGTTCGTGAACCTGCAGGGCTTCGCTGCGCGTGGCTTCGAGGGCTTCTGCCTGGTCGGTGTCTCCGACCTGGACATCTGTGAGTTCATCGACAACTACTCCCTCTCCAAGAAGGGCGTCAAGGCCATGAGCCTCAAGCGCTCCACCATCACTGACGCCGGCCTGGAGGTGCGCCCTCTGCTGGCCGGGAAGGAcgggggggcgggcggggggcgggccggGCGAGGCTGCAGAGACCGAGCAGGTGTGGGGGGCGTCTCCCAGAGGAGGGTGGGGCACACGAGGAGCAAAGTAGCTGAGGGCGGTGCCAGTGCCCTGAGGAGGATcgttgctgttgggtggggcgaAGCCGGGACTGGGTACATAATTTGGGGGACCCAgtccaaaatgaaaatgcaggtcCCTTGTTCAAAgatgattaagaatttcaagacagcgaCAGCAGAGCAGTCAATTAAGTCTGGGGCTCTTCCCAGTGCGGGGCTCTGcatgcccatgaagctggccttGGGCGGGGAAGatgctggaggaggtggggggaccAGGGGCAAAGGTCAGGGGAGCAGCTGTGCATCTGGACTTTATCAAACCACTCACACCAACTCCTCCCAGCACCTGctgtggccaggccctgggctccaggctgcCCCATGCCCTGCCTGCTGTTTCAGAATGTTGTTGAGGTGTAACACACACACTGTAGAGTGCACTGGTCCGAGTACAGCTGGATGCATGTTTACATGCGTCCACACTCGAGAACACCGCTTCTCCGCGTGTTGCTTCCGCCCCATCTCCCACCGTCCTCACCGCGCCCTGCAGGGAGGCGCACGTCAGGGGGAACCGAGGTCAACTTGCACGGTGACGAGGTCGGCCTCCTGACCTCGCGCCTGCCCGCCCGCAGGTGATGCTGGAGCAGATGCAGGGCGTAGTGCGCCTCGAGCTGTCCGGCTGCAACGACTTCACCGAGGCGGGGCTGTGGTCCAGCCTGAGCGCGCGCATCACCTCGCTGAGCGTGAGCGACTGCATCAACGTGGCCGATGACGCCATCGCGGCCATCTCGCAGCTGCTGCCCAACCTGGCTGAGCTGAGCTTGCAGGCctaccacgtgacggacacggcGCTGGCCTACTTCACGGCGCGCCAGGGCCACAGCACGCACACGCTGCGCCTGCTCTCCTGCTGGGAGATCACCAACCACGGCGTGGTCAACGTGGTGCACAGCCTGCCCAACCTTACCGCGCTCAGCCTCTCAGGCTGCTCCAAGGTCACCGACGACGGCGTCGAGCTCGTGGCCGAGAACCTGCGCAAGCTGCGCAGCCTCGACCTCTCCTGGTGCCCGCGCATCACTGACATGGCGCTGGAGTACGTGGCCTGCGACCTGCACCGCCTGGAGGAGCTCGTGCTGGACAGGTGTGCGCGTCC
Coding sequences:
- the FBXL16 gene encoding F-box/LRR-repeat protein 16 — translated: MSSPGINGDSKPPCLPRNGLVKLPGQPNGLGAASITKGTPAAKNRPCQPPPPPTLPPPSLASPMPRAALAGGLCPAAGLPIGGPASAPVPGPPAERPPLATDEKILNGLFWYFSACEKCVLAQVCKAWRRVLYQPKFWAGLTPVLHAKELYNVLPGGEKEFVNLQGFAARGFEGFCLVGVSDLDICEFIDNYSLSKKGVKAMSLKRSTITDAGLEVMLEQMQGVVRLELSGCNDFTEAGLWSSLSARITSLSVSDCINVADDAIAAISQLLPNLAELSLQAYHVTDTALAYFTARQGHSTHTLRLLSCWEITNHGVVNVVHSLPNLTALSLSGCSKVTDDGVELVAENLRKLRSLDLSWCPRITDMALEYVACDLHRLEELVLDRCVRITDTGLSYLSTMSSLRSLYLRWCCQVQDFGLKHLLAMRSLRLLSLAGCPLLTTTGLSGLVQLQELEELELTNCPGATPELFKYFSQHLPRCLVIE